One Vespa crabro chromosome 1, iyVesCrab1.2, whole genome shotgun sequence genomic region harbors:
- the LOC124426553 gene encoding rap1 GTPase-GDP dissociation stimulator 1-B: MEGNSQYNIVTLVADLRNVIKIRNEVEGSRNTDVIQILDSLIKENSIQETIDLLSNDTILMLLRDKSKDIIAQTAKAIAEMTKTEKGRKQCTNTDIVETLIELLKEDNIGILIQASRALGNICYENKNGKIMIKKKDGLKYILQILKRATDLKDIENANTLRRVASGLLLNFLVDQESLQQQALEENIIQVLCDILEIDGTTSEETVTHILLTLGVLNDANVTFLDEKLTKAVVNILSNSTSLEISEMCLELLYDQADDEEVKLLLTKTNIPELLLKLIETYGPQCTSEETRSVLKVACNLIVLILTGDNSMNILYNNGKGTVYNNFVKWLDSNDEDFQITAVLAMGNFARTHTHCKLMVEQDIHKKLLQLIQKNDSKNSDIRFQHALLSALHNLVIPVDNKPIILKDGLIDILYPMLDIPTFPIVFKLLGTLRIVIDGQKEAAVSLGKKEDLIKRAVIWCGIDDHPGVQGEANRLLAWLINNSRDKSVALVIIKYGGTQYLVKMILAEHALMQNEAILSLTYLATICPIQFKNTLIENNIGHVICRFFQENASNLELPIIYNMLSFIDSIIKSDVIKQHLNNTTGLITALKNVLDYKNVDSTLKEKINIIFNTFDSS; the protein is encoded by the exons ATGGAAG GAAACAGTCAATATAACATTGTTACACTTGTTGCTGATCTGAGAAATGTTATCAAAATTAGAAATGAAGTCGAAGGAAGCAGAAATACTGATGTCATCCAAATATTGGATTCCTTAATTAAGGAAAATTCAATTCAAG AAACAATAGACCTCCTGTCTAATGACACTATTTTGATGCTGTTAAGGGATAAATCTAAAGACATTATCGCACAAACAGCAAAAGCTATTGCAGAAATGACTAAAActgagaagggaagaaaacaATGTACAAATACAGACATAGTAGAAAcattaatagaattattaaaagaagacAATATCGGTATATTGATACAGGCTTCCAGAGCCCTTGGGAATATATGTTATGAAAATA aaaatggaaaaattatgattaaaaaaaaagatggtttaaaatatattttacaaatattaaaaagagctacagatttgaaagatatagaaaatgCTAATACATTAAGAAGGGTGGCAAGTGGATTACTATTGAATTTTCTTGTGGATCAAGAGTCCTTGCAACAACAG GCATTGGAAGAGAACATTATTCAAGTTCTTTGTGACATACTGGAAATCGATGGCACTACTTCAGAAGAAACAGTCacacatattttattaacattaggTGTATTAAATGATGCCAATGTGACATTTTTGGATGAAAAATTAACTAAAGCTGTAGTAAACATATTAAGTAATAGTACATCTCTGGAAATCTCTGAAATGTGTTTAGAACTTCTTTATGATCAAGCTGATGatg AGGAAGTTAAACTGTTACTTACAAAGACAAACATTCCTGAATTACTTTTAAAGCTTATAGAAACTTATGGACCACAATGTACAAGTGAAGAGACAAGATCTGTTCTGAAGGTTGCatgtaatttaattgttttgaTCCTAACTGGAG ATAAtagtatgaatatattatataataatggtaaaggCACAGTTTACAATAATTTTGTCAAATGGTTAGATAGCAATGACGAAGATTTTCAAATAACAGCTGTATTAGCTATGGGAAATTTTGCACGAACACATACTCATTGTAAGCTGATGGTAGAACAGGATATCCATAAGaagttattacaattaattcaGAAAAATGATAGCAAAAATAGTGATATCAGATTTCAGCATGCATTACTGAGTGCTCTTCataatcttgttattcctGTTGATAATAAACCTATTATATTAAAGGATGGTTTAATTGACATTCTCTATCCTATGTTGGATATACCAACTTTTCCAATAGTATTCAAATTATTGGGAACTCTGAGAATTGTAATCGATGGACAAA AGGAAGCTGCTGTATCTttagggaaaaaagaagatcttATTAAAAGAGCTGTGATATGGTGTGGTATAGACGATCACCCAGGAGTACAAGGTGAAGCAAATCGTTTACTTGCATggctaattaataatagtag agATAAAAGTGTTGCtctagtaattataaaatatggtGGTACTCAATATCtagtaaaaatgatattagcaGAACACGCTTTAATGCAAAATGAAGCCATTTTAAGTTTAACATACTTAGCTACTATCTGTCcaatacaatttaaaaatactcTCATTGAAAATAACATTGGTCATGTCATATGCagattttttcaagaaaacgCTTCTAATTTAGAATTAcccattatttataatatgttatCTTTTATAGATAGCATAATTAAATCAG ATGTTATTAAACAGCATTTAAACAATACTACAGGATTAATAACAGCATTGAAGAATGTACTTGATTACAAAAATGTTGACTCtactttaaaagagaaaattaatattatatttaatacttttgattcttcttaa
- the LOC124426931 gene encoding apoptosis-inducing factor 3 isoform X3, which yields MSTNGDNKRKIHICNLCNKEQDISKTHNKGSCCCSCIPEKYDYIEDVVCKENDISENEMKVVTLGKNDAKVLLVKQKGEIHALGTKCTHYGAPLHTGALRDGIVRCPWHGACFNIKTGDIEDYPGLDSLPCYKVTVDEAGLVHVKAKVKDLEINKRVKDMCEYDVTNSKTTLIIGGGPAAATCAESLRQEGFTGKIILISKEKVLPYDRVKVSKVMNFDVNKFSLRQPSFYNDHKIETKLGREAIGLDTNQNIITLDNSETLKYDYLFLCTGCKARVPDLSGVNLENVFILRNYTDSHAVQQVLHSNKHLVIYGLGFIGMEAASYCIDKCASVTIVGRDKVPLDTIFGTEIGNRIREEFETKGIKFIFNNTISKFLPKEGNDNILGKIELSNGNILEADICIIGIGTTFYTDWLKESKIKMLDNGGIIVDKYLKTNIENVYAGGDIAYAPVLGSDHISATIGHYGLAHYHGKIAALNICNKETVLYSVPFFWTTLFGKSYRYAGYGKSDKVIIYGSLENLQYFAYYVKDGKIIAMSSVGADPVVADFANLLAEKQILMEDDIKNNPFGWMCNKTKDVINKFQLLHV from the exons ATGTCAACAAATGGggataataagagaaaaattcatATCTGTAATCTATGCAATAAAGAACAAGATATTAGTAAAACACATAATAAAGGATCATGCTGTTGTTCTT gTATACcagaaaaatatgattatatagaAGATGTAGTatgtaaagaaaatgatattagtgaaaatgaaatgaaagtgGTAACTCTTGGGAAAAATGATGCTAAAGTTTTACtagtaaaacaaaaaggagaaatacaTGCACTTGGAACAAAATGTACCCATTATGGAGCTCCATTGCATACAGGTGCATTAAGAGACGGAATAGTAAGATGTCCATGGCATGGAGCATGCTTCAATATCAAAACAGGTGATATAGAAGATTATCCAGGATTAGATTCTTTACCTTGTTATAAG gtaaCTGTAGATGAAGCAGGACTTGTGCATGTCAAGGCAAAAGTTAAagatttagaaattaataaacgaGTTAAAGATATGTGTGAATATGATGTTACAAATTCAAAAACAACTTTAATTATTGGTGGAGGTCCTGCAGCTGCAACATGTGCTGAAAGCTTACGTCAAGAAGGTTTTACaggaaagattattttaatcagtaaagaaaaagtattaccTTATGATAGAGTGAAAGTATCTAAAGTAATGAATTTTGATgtgaacaaattttctttaagaCAACCAAGTTTTTACAATGACCACAAAATTGAAACAAAACTAGGCCGAGAAGCTATAG GTCTGGAtacaaatcaaaatattattacgctTGACAATTctgaaacattaaaatatgatTACTTATTCCTTTGCACTGGCTGCAAAGCAAGAGTACCTGATTTATCAGGAGTGAATTTAGAAAATGTTTTCATATTACGCAATTATACTGATTCACATGCTGTACAACAAGTATTACACTCTAATAAACATTTGGTTATATATGGATTAGGTTTTATTGGTATGGAAGCAGCTTCTTATTGTATAGATAAGTGCGCATCTGTCACCATCGTAGGACGAGATAAAGTACCTTTAGATACAATTTTTGGTACAGAGATTGGTAATAGAATTAGAGAGGAATTTGAAACAAAAG gtattaaatttatatttaataatactatatcAAAGTTTCTTCCTAAAGAAGgcaatgataatatattaggCAAAATTGAACTGTCTAATGGTAATATTCTTGAAGcagatatatgtattattggAATAGGTACAACATTTTATACAGATTGGttaaaagaatcaaaaatTAAGATGTTGGATAATGGTGGTATTATCGTAGATAAg tatttgaaaacaaatatagaaaatgtatatGCTGGTGGTGACATAGCTTATGCTCCAGTATTAGGTTCTGATCATATTTCAGCTACTATTGGCCATTATGGCTTAGCTCATTATCATGGTAAAATAGCAGCTTTAAATATTTGCAACAAAGAAACAGTTTTATACAGCGTCCCATTCTTTTGGACTACTTTATTTGGAAAGAGTTATAGATATGCAG GATATGGCAAATCAGATAAAGTGATCATTTATGGTTCTTTAGAAAACTTGCAATATTTTGCTTATTATGTAAAAGATGgtaaaataatagcaatgagtAGTGTTGGAGCAGATCCAGTTGTAGCAGATTTTGCAAATTTGTTGGCAGAGAAACAAATCTTAATGGAggatgatattaaaaacaatccTTTTGGGTGGATGTGTAATAAAACTAaagatgtaataaataaattccaaCTATTACATGTTTAA
- the LOC124426981 gene encoding c-Myc-binding protein has product MSTFKPSDSKKEEFRKYLERAGVMDALTKVLVSLYEETEKPNDALEYIRKNLGDITENSLEINTLKKELDDARAKITELKEKLVKYELDEAND; this is encoded by the exons atGTCTACATTTAag CCAAGTGATTCTAAAAAAGAGGAATTCCGAAAATATTTGGAAAGAGCAGGAGTTATGGATGCCCTTACTAAAGTACTTGTATCGCTGTATGAGGAAACAGAAAAACCAAATGATGCGTTAGA GTATATACGTAAGAATCTTGGAGACATAACCGAAAACAGTCTAgaaattaatacattaaaGAAGGAATTAGACGATGCTAGAGCAAAGATTactgaattaaaagaaaaactagtTAAATATGAACTAGACGAAGCAAATGATTAA
- the LOC124426931 gene encoding apoptosis-inducing factor 3 isoform X2, which yields MGSRIILPLCHMRNLLKHLRYLTNSEFVMSTNGDNKRKIHICNLCNKEQDISKTHNKGSCCCSCIPEKYDYIEDVVCKENDISENEMKVVTLGKNDAKVLLVKQKGEIHALGTKCTHYGAPLHTGALRDGIVRCPWHGACFNIKTGDIEDYPGLDSLPCYKVTVDEAGLVHVKAKVKDLEINKRVKDMCEYDVTNSKTTLIIGGGPAAATCAESLRQEGFTGKIILISKEKVLPYDRVKVSKVMNFDVNKFSLRQPSFYNDHKIETKLGREAIGLDTNQNIITLDNSETLKYDYLFLCTGCKARVPDLSGVNLENVFILRNYTDSHAVQQVLHSNKHLVIYGLGFIGMEAASYCIDKCASVTIVGRDKVPLDTIFGTEIGNRIREEFETKGIKFIFNNTISKFLPKEGNDNILGKIELSNGNILEADICIIGIGTTFYTDWLKESKIKMLDNGGIIVDKYLKTNIENVYAGGDIAYAPVLGSDHISATIGHYGLAHYHGKIAALNICNKETVLYSVPFFWTTLFGKSYRYAGYGKSDKVIIYGSLENLQYFAYYVKDGKIIAMSSVGADPVVADFANLLAEKQILMEDDIKNNPFGWMCNKTKDVINKFQLLHV from the exons ATGGGTTCCAGAATTATTCTTCCTCTATGTCATATGcgtaatttattaaaacatcTGCG TTACTTAACAAATTCCGAGTTTGTAATGTCAACAAATGGggataataagagaaaaattcatATCTGTAATCTATGCAATAAAGAACAAGATATTAGTAAAACACATAATAAAGGATCATGCTGTTGTTCTT gTATACcagaaaaatatgattatatagaAGATGTAGTatgtaaagaaaatgatattagtgaaaatgaaatgaaagtgGTAACTCTTGGGAAAAATGATGCTAAAGTTTTACtagtaaaacaaaaaggagaaatacaTGCACTTGGAACAAAATGTACCCATTATGGAGCTCCATTGCATACAGGTGCATTAAGAGACGGAATAGTAAGATGTCCATGGCATGGAGCATGCTTCAATATCAAAACAGGTGATATAGAAGATTATCCAGGATTAGATTCTTTACCTTGTTATAAG gtaaCTGTAGATGAAGCAGGACTTGTGCATGTCAAGGCAAAAGTTAAagatttagaaattaataaacgaGTTAAAGATATGTGTGAATATGATGTTACAAATTCAAAAACAACTTTAATTATTGGTGGAGGTCCTGCAGCTGCAACATGTGCTGAAAGCTTACGTCAAGAAGGTTTTACaggaaagattattttaatcagtaaagaaaaagtattaccTTATGATAGAGTGAAAGTATCTAAAGTAATGAATTTTGATgtgaacaaattttctttaagaCAACCAAGTTTTTACAATGACCACAAAATTGAAACAAAACTAGGCCGAGAAGCTATAG GTCTGGAtacaaatcaaaatattattacgctTGACAATTctgaaacattaaaatatgatTACTTATTCCTTTGCACTGGCTGCAAAGCAAGAGTACCTGATTTATCAGGAGTGAATTTAGAAAATGTTTTCATATTACGCAATTATACTGATTCACATGCTGTACAACAAGTATTACACTCTAATAAACATTTGGTTATATATGGATTAGGTTTTATTGGTATGGAAGCAGCTTCTTATTGTATAGATAAGTGCGCATCTGTCACCATCGTAGGACGAGATAAAGTACCTTTAGATACAATTTTTGGTACAGAGATTGGTAATAGAATTAGAGAGGAATTTGAAACAAAAG gtattaaatttatatttaataatactatatcAAAGTTTCTTCCTAAAGAAGgcaatgataatatattaggCAAAATTGAACTGTCTAATGGTAATATTCTTGAAGcagatatatgtattattggAATAGGTACAACATTTTATACAGATTGGttaaaagaatcaaaaatTAAGATGTTGGATAATGGTGGTATTATCGTAGATAAg tatttgaaaacaaatatagaaaatgtatatGCTGGTGGTGACATAGCTTATGCTCCAGTATTAGGTTCTGATCATATTTCAGCTACTATTGGCCATTATGGCTTAGCTCATTATCATGGTAAAATAGCAGCTTTAAATATTTGCAACAAAGAAACAGTTTTATACAGCGTCCCATTCTTTTGGACTACTTTATTTGGAAAGAGTTATAGATATGCAG GATATGGCAAATCAGATAAAGTGATCATTTATGGTTCTTTAGAAAACTTGCAATATTTTGCTTATTATGTAAAAGATGgtaaaataatagcaatgagtAGTGTTGGAGCAGATCCAGTTGTAGCAGATTTTGCAAATTTGTTGGCAGAGAAACAAATCTTAATGGAggatgatattaaaaacaatccTTTTGGGTGGATGTGTAATAAAACTAaagatgtaataaataaattccaaCTATTACATGTTTAA
- the LOC124426931 gene encoding apoptosis-inducing factor 3 isoform X1, with protein MKISSLYGTFLVLIITIISTLSCFNYLTNSEFVMSTNGDNKRKIHICNLCNKEQDISKTHNKGSCCCSCIPEKYDYIEDVVCKENDISENEMKVVTLGKNDAKVLLVKQKGEIHALGTKCTHYGAPLHTGALRDGIVRCPWHGACFNIKTGDIEDYPGLDSLPCYKVTVDEAGLVHVKAKVKDLEINKRVKDMCEYDVTNSKTTLIIGGGPAAATCAESLRQEGFTGKIILISKEKVLPYDRVKVSKVMNFDVNKFSLRQPSFYNDHKIETKLGREAIGLDTNQNIITLDNSETLKYDYLFLCTGCKARVPDLSGVNLENVFILRNYTDSHAVQQVLHSNKHLVIYGLGFIGMEAASYCIDKCASVTIVGRDKVPLDTIFGTEIGNRIREEFETKGIKFIFNNTISKFLPKEGNDNILGKIELSNGNILEADICIIGIGTTFYTDWLKESKIKMLDNGGIIVDKYLKTNIENVYAGGDIAYAPVLGSDHISATIGHYGLAHYHGKIAALNICNKETVLYSVPFFWTTLFGKSYRYAGYGKSDKVIIYGSLENLQYFAYYVKDGKIIAMSSVGADPVVADFANLLAEKQILMEDDIKNNPFGWMCNKTKDVINKFQLLHV; from the exons ATGAAAATTTCATCTCTCTATGGGACTTTCttagtactaataataacaataatttcaacaCTCAGCTGTTTTAA TTACTTAACAAATTCCGAGTTTGTAATGTCAACAAATGGggataataagagaaaaattcatATCTGTAATCTATGCAATAAAGAACAAGATATTAGTAAAACACATAATAAAGGATCATGCTGTTGTTCTT gTATACcagaaaaatatgattatatagaAGATGTAGTatgtaaagaaaatgatattagtgaaaatgaaatgaaagtgGTAACTCTTGGGAAAAATGATGCTAAAGTTTTACtagtaaaacaaaaaggagaaatacaTGCACTTGGAACAAAATGTACCCATTATGGAGCTCCATTGCATACAGGTGCATTAAGAGACGGAATAGTAAGATGTCCATGGCATGGAGCATGCTTCAATATCAAAACAGGTGATATAGAAGATTATCCAGGATTAGATTCTTTACCTTGTTATAAG gtaaCTGTAGATGAAGCAGGACTTGTGCATGTCAAGGCAAAAGTTAAagatttagaaattaataaacgaGTTAAAGATATGTGTGAATATGATGTTACAAATTCAAAAACAACTTTAATTATTGGTGGAGGTCCTGCAGCTGCAACATGTGCTGAAAGCTTACGTCAAGAAGGTTTTACaggaaagattattttaatcagtaaagaaaaagtattaccTTATGATAGAGTGAAAGTATCTAAAGTAATGAATTTTGATgtgaacaaattttctttaagaCAACCAAGTTTTTACAATGACCACAAAATTGAAACAAAACTAGGCCGAGAAGCTATAG GTCTGGAtacaaatcaaaatattattacgctTGACAATTctgaaacattaaaatatgatTACTTATTCCTTTGCACTGGCTGCAAAGCAAGAGTACCTGATTTATCAGGAGTGAATTTAGAAAATGTTTTCATATTACGCAATTATACTGATTCACATGCTGTACAACAAGTATTACACTCTAATAAACATTTGGTTATATATGGATTAGGTTTTATTGGTATGGAAGCAGCTTCTTATTGTATAGATAAGTGCGCATCTGTCACCATCGTAGGACGAGATAAAGTACCTTTAGATACAATTTTTGGTACAGAGATTGGTAATAGAATTAGAGAGGAATTTGAAACAAAAG gtattaaatttatatttaataatactatatcAAAGTTTCTTCCTAAAGAAGgcaatgataatatattaggCAAAATTGAACTGTCTAATGGTAATATTCTTGAAGcagatatatgtattattggAATAGGTACAACATTTTATACAGATTGGttaaaagaatcaaaaatTAAGATGTTGGATAATGGTGGTATTATCGTAGATAAg tatttgaaaacaaatatagaaaatgtatatGCTGGTGGTGACATAGCTTATGCTCCAGTATTAGGTTCTGATCATATTTCAGCTACTATTGGCCATTATGGCTTAGCTCATTATCATGGTAAAATAGCAGCTTTAAATATTTGCAACAAAGAAACAGTTTTATACAGCGTCCCATTCTTTTGGACTACTTTATTTGGAAAGAGTTATAGATATGCAG GATATGGCAAATCAGATAAAGTGATCATTTATGGTTCTTTAGAAAACTTGCAATATTTTGCTTATTATGTAAAAGATGgtaaaataatagcaatgagtAGTGTTGGAGCAGATCCAGTTGTAGCAGATTTTGCAAATTTGTTGGCAGAGAAACAAATCTTAATGGAggatgatattaaaaacaatccTTTTGGGTGGATGTGTAATAAAACTAaagatgtaataaataaattccaaCTATTACATGTTTAA
- the LOC124426965 gene encoding prefoldin subunit 3, with protein MEESKNKLDIEIESQKKSYAGIPEADFVEDVDAFMAKPENESVNKVLQKLDENHMKYKFMEYNLVNKRRRLKAQIPDLERSLEMIEKLQIEKNNSHDLETQFLLSEQVFAKATIPPTGKVCLWLGANVMLEYTLDDAQEMLTKNIEAAKKNLGYVEHDLDFVRDQFTTMHVNMTRIYNWDVKRRQALKIP; from the exons ATGGAGGAGAGTAAGAATAAATTAGATATTGAGATTGAATcacaaaaaaaatcttatgcTGGTATTCCAGAAGCAGACTTTGTa GAAGATGTAGATGCATTTATGGCAAAACCAGAGAACGAATCCGTGAATAAAGTTCTCCAAAAACTAGatgaaaatcatatgaaatataaattcatgGAATATAATTTGGTTAATAAAAGAAGACGATTAAAAGCACAAATACCAGATCTAGAAAGATCATTAgaaatgattgaaaaattacagattgagaaaaataatagtcaTGATTTAGAAActcaatttcttttatctgaACAAGTTTTTGCAAAAGCTACTATTCCACCTACAGGTAAAGTTTGCCTTTGGCTCGGAGCAAATGTTATGTTGGAATATACACTTGATGATGCTCAAGAAATGTTGACTAAAAATATTGAAGCAGCTAAGAAAAATTTAGGATACGTGGAACATGACTTAGATTTTGTCAGAGATCAATTTACCACTATGCACGTAAATATGACAAGGATTTATAACTGGGATGTTAAGCGTAGACAAGCACTTAAGATtccatga
- the LOC124426931 gene encoding apoptosis-inducing factor 3 isoform X4 — MGLKHCKEFSSTDDYERERYKSTEKGIPEKYDYIEDVVCKENDISENEMKVVTLGKNDAKVLLVKQKGEIHALGTKCTHYGAPLHTGALRDGIVRCPWHGACFNIKTGDIEDYPGLDSLPCYKVTVDEAGLVHVKAKVKDLEINKRVKDMCEYDVTNSKTTLIIGGGPAAATCAESLRQEGFTGKIILISKEKVLPYDRVKVSKVMNFDVNKFSLRQPSFYNDHKIETKLGREAIGLDTNQNIITLDNSETLKYDYLFLCTGCKARVPDLSGVNLENVFILRNYTDSHAVQQVLHSNKHLVIYGLGFIGMEAASYCIDKCASVTIVGRDKVPLDTIFGTEIGNRIREEFETKGIKFIFNNTISKFLPKEGNDNILGKIELSNGNILEADICIIGIGTTFYTDWLKESKIKMLDNGGIIVDKYLKTNIENVYAGGDIAYAPVLGSDHISATIGHYGLAHYHGKIAALNICNKETVLYSVPFFWTTLFGKSYRYAGYGKSDKVIIYGSLENLQYFAYYVKDGKIIAMSSVGADPVVADFANLLAEKQILMEDDIKNNPFGWMCNKTKDVINKFQLLHV, encoded by the exons ATGGGTTTGAAACATTGTAAAGAATTTTCATCTACAGATGACTAtgagagagaacgatataAATCTACGGAAAAAG gTATACcagaaaaatatgattatatagaAGATGTAGTatgtaaagaaaatgatattagtgaaaatgaaatgaaagtgGTAACTCTTGGGAAAAATGATGCTAAAGTTTTACtagtaaaacaaaaaggagaaatacaTGCACTTGGAACAAAATGTACCCATTATGGAGCTCCATTGCATACAGGTGCATTAAGAGACGGAATAGTAAGATGTCCATGGCATGGAGCATGCTTCAATATCAAAACAGGTGATATAGAAGATTATCCAGGATTAGATTCTTTACCTTGTTATAAG gtaaCTGTAGATGAAGCAGGACTTGTGCATGTCAAGGCAAAAGTTAAagatttagaaattaataaacgaGTTAAAGATATGTGTGAATATGATGTTACAAATTCAAAAACAACTTTAATTATTGGTGGAGGTCCTGCAGCTGCAACATGTGCTGAAAGCTTACGTCAAGAAGGTTTTACaggaaagattattttaatcagtaaagaaaaagtattaccTTATGATAGAGTGAAAGTATCTAAAGTAATGAATTTTGATgtgaacaaattttctttaagaCAACCAAGTTTTTACAATGACCACAAAATTGAAACAAAACTAGGCCGAGAAGCTATAG GTCTGGAtacaaatcaaaatattattacgctTGACAATTctgaaacattaaaatatgatTACTTATTCCTTTGCACTGGCTGCAAAGCAAGAGTACCTGATTTATCAGGAGTGAATTTAGAAAATGTTTTCATATTACGCAATTATACTGATTCACATGCTGTACAACAAGTATTACACTCTAATAAACATTTGGTTATATATGGATTAGGTTTTATTGGTATGGAAGCAGCTTCTTATTGTATAGATAAGTGCGCATCTGTCACCATCGTAGGACGAGATAAAGTACCTTTAGATACAATTTTTGGTACAGAGATTGGTAATAGAATTAGAGAGGAATTTGAAACAAAAG gtattaaatttatatttaataatactatatcAAAGTTTCTTCCTAAAGAAGgcaatgataatatattaggCAAAATTGAACTGTCTAATGGTAATATTCTTGAAGcagatatatgtattattggAATAGGTACAACATTTTATACAGATTGGttaaaagaatcaaaaatTAAGATGTTGGATAATGGTGGTATTATCGTAGATAAg tatttgaaaacaaatatagaaaatgtatatGCTGGTGGTGACATAGCTTATGCTCCAGTATTAGGTTCTGATCATATTTCAGCTACTATTGGCCATTATGGCTTAGCTCATTATCATGGTAAAATAGCAGCTTTAAATATTTGCAACAAAGAAACAGTTTTATACAGCGTCCCATTCTTTTGGACTACTTTATTTGGAAAGAGTTATAGATATGCAG GATATGGCAAATCAGATAAAGTGATCATTTATGGTTCTTTAGAAAACTTGCAATATTTTGCTTATTATGTAAAAGATGgtaaaataatagcaatgagtAGTGTTGGAGCAGATCCAGTTGTAGCAGATTTTGCAAATTTGTTGGCAGAGAAACAAATCTTAATGGAggatgatattaaaaacaatccTTTTGGGTGGATGTGTAATAAAACTAaagatgtaataaataaattccaaCTATTACATGTTTAA